The stretch of DNA AgctctaatctatattaaaaatacGAGAACCACGTATGAACCACACcaaccaacgacaaccattaAAAAAAGGTTCCTGAcgtagaacaggtgcaaacaaatgctgCGGATTTATACGTCTTAACAGGCACAAACCTTTACTCTAACCTTCGGGAGTAGTATTACAACATataaagacacactataaatcacagtgtagatactattctgtacgctatccggaagtcgcgattttcgaagcgattatttccaactggctaacaagacggttttgcctacggtaacttttctcatcatttgtttactcctatatctacaaagtgctttgaacatcttcaaggtatatatagcatcataaatatgagtaactgtaacaaaaacatgcattagaatataaaatatacgtgtgcatcacatcaacttggtagaaaaaagagaaatcgatggacaattttgctctcgtagtacaaagcaaataatcttttattgcaaatatttgcatcagtttacagttaaatatatactgtttcaatattcttttcgtatttaagtagaatattcgtatttcccgtaaaaaaaatatgttttccttgaggatcccaaaataaattactgtacgatcagtctagaactgactaaaagcgatttcagattttttgactgtatgaccagtcgtgattttgaagaaaaaacaacagcaatttgaaggtatatacgtgtatatgtgatattatgaactatccagggaactataacgtgtaattactttcatcagacaatacaaatatatttctgatgatttttttagacggcaaaataattgtatttttgttccatcagtcttatttaaaatcaaatgcctaaaaagtaatacatggttcgcttgtggactttgtaatagtgtattGTTACAGTTACctgtttagctattacatttttaaagattatttacaccgtccgccgttgaccaattgatgataacataaatcaagctcgtctcttttaaaataacaaaaaatggatataaagacagctttgcgtaggggataattcatgtgatataattttggtaagtttacagaaatagaaggtccataatgcattaatcgagtaaaaatggagcaattttagaaaactttaatgattggtttaggaggtgttggaaatacctgatgggtgccccccatataatgcaatgttcaagtccgtGTCTCATATAAAGTAACCCCATAAAAGATTCatactaaaattcgaaatagacggtgcacaatacagtcattatcatttatgataaggaaaccgaataagattaattaataggTATATCAGTGACGGATTAAAAAAAGGGATCCGGcagtttgaaaccctttttttaactatcaatgcatttgtatgggaacatatatttggaatccccttttctcctggattggaccccctctccatttaaaaatggccggaacccccaatgaatattaagtggtttatgaggatatgcgcttacaaaaccggcgaaacatattgtaccggtccaacggacgaacggaaagatggacttctttatcactataaccccccgcttgacaaagtggtgtacaattgagtgtcaaaggatagctctacatcttaaacaaagtgaaggaactgtgatcaattataggctacagtacggcctcgaatgtgtgtaaatacatgcatttttatataacaactaaatctgtgtgtttgcACAATTTTAAgaataacggaggacatttctgaaacttatatacagctgaaggacgcctccgggtgcgggaatttctcgctacattgaagacctgttggtgaccttctgctgttgttttttatttggtcgggttgttgtctctttgacacattccccatttccattctcaattttatagtatacatcaaaccttccttttattttagcaacatttaaacatcaagttatacttaatgtagtaagtcgagtacaccctatcaagctaaaacatgtttcataagttttcaggatgtgaatgtattaaaatatatttgtgttatttagaaaaatgccaccttctaatgtatcttaaataactttgaaatcaccactagaatacagtgacataaagactgatcatacagttttaaaatatacaagcgagactgatcgtacagtgagaaattcaaacaagtgtaattttcttatttctggcttcaaagatctggttgaaacttttacccccacttgaaatatacttcatttagttaattaagtcagGTTTTTACGTTgatttgtacactaagagggtaaaaagaATGTTTTAGGTTCGTCGACTGATTTTTCTGAGTGATGTACTTGCatatctcttgattaaggcaaagatacgaataatgaatgtgcggaatttaattctaaaccatttgagaatatcgatgtcggctgaattaatcattaagcaatgtacagatgatcaacataccgtttaattcagtatacccatcaaatttaaaatgtgatccaaaaagttctcgcttcgaaaatcgcgacttccggatagcgtacagaatagtatctaaaCTGTGTAAATTATCAATAGCAATGGTTTACATGTATTACGAAAGACAACAACAGTCATGAACTTGACTTTATAACTACAGGTCCGTAATGTTCTTCAACTTCCTTCTGTATTGGATCTTTAACTTTaccaaactgaacaaagaaataatacgacgggtgccgtatacggtgcaggaaatgcttacccttccggaacacctgattttactcccggtttttagtggagttgtttcttaatcattatttataactgttgatgtaaaagtcctttggttttgtgagtctttgtttactccttggttttggttgttattgtctttgattcaatcgtcactgttgagtcttatgtagaaaaaacaGGTGTTTTGCATACAAAATCATACGTCTAGAATCTTGATGTGTTCTAATACAATGTaatattagttttaaaaaaatcaactgttCTATTCTGAAAAACAACCTAaaccaatttaaatttaaaataaatacttcACCGATATATAAAGCTTGATCAATGTAAATATGAACTGCTACAAACAGATAATAGACAATAGATGCATttgatagagagaaaaaaaataacaatgactTTAACTTCCCAAGGCGTTTCCTGCTTGTCCACTTTCCACATAAAGAACGAAGAAAGAATTTGAAATGcattatattttgattaatttaacACCTGTTTGATCGGTGAAGAATGTAATGTTCGTCTTTAAAGAAGAATACTTTAGATCTAGATAAGGGTAGAAAAGCAaaaaaattgcttaaattttacaattatacatGTGACTTCGTATCTTCGTTTTTGTTATGtcaatcaatttatgagtttcgaacaaaggtatactactgttggcttTATTAGTTACTTCTGCCTCTTATTAAGGCAGttaatttctagaaaaaaaaacagtttaataaTCATAAGGGTCTCATAATTGCCCAGGTCGGAAAGCAACACTTTCCAAAtctatataattataatttatacagaaaataattaaacataaatGAATGCTGCTACCAATGATGACGATGACGAAAGTTTGTTTTATGCATATTAGCCAATACTAACACTACATGTTTATCAGATCGacaacatgataacgtgataaTATATGAACAAATGGGATAAGGTACAGAACAATTTAGTTTTAACCCTCACCCTCATTTTTAAATCtgttatctttttcttttcttttaatttcatttatcttTGTGTTTTTCAGTGACATCAGATCGgcacaaaacatacaaaaaactaAGACAATGAACccaaagttgatttttttttcagttggtcATCGTCATGATTGGTGTTTTTGCAGACTTATCACTGAAAAAGTTAATAAAGACATATAACGCAATAATTCATTTGCAACCACTAAATACATTGTAAAAACCATacagttcaaattaaaaaatgaatcGGGTAATATTTGAGAAAATAGAACCAAAACCCTTTTAACAGGATAAGAATTACTCATACCTACCTTAAAGTAAGAATGACGACAAATGAGTTCATGTCATGAAACTATAAACTCTTATAAGTTTAATCAAACTGCAGAATTGCTTAGTTCAATGCGATCATTTTTTTAACACACGCGATGTTGTCATTccgaatgtataaaaaaaaacaaaaattacatcaCACTTTGTTAGAATTTCAGTATGAAACTACCAAAGTGAGTTTGATTATTTTTATAGATATGACCGTtgcttttcttgtttgaatggttttacactagtaatctTTTGGCCCTTTCcaagcttgttgttcggtgtgagccatggcCGTTCTTtcacctataatagtttactttttacaaattgtgacatggagCGAGAGTTAAATCATTTGCACTCATTTATCTATTATCTACATGAGTTGTAAAATAAGCTCAAgtacttttattttgttttatttctactttactataaaaaaaataagcaatatATGGTTTCAATAGATATTTGCTACATGTATGAATATTATTTGACAAACCAACTGTTTTGATTCCAATACCTTTATCCCTTGCAATGTGTTTATAGTACTGGCTTTGTAATATctctttttagaaataaaatttgcAATACGGCACATTAGAATGGTGCAGGGTAAAATATGTGTTAAGAgcagggatggggtcgattactttaaaatgtaattgattaaattacaattaatttgctaataaaatgtaatcgattacattacaattacaccctatttcatatgaaatcgattacattacaattacaccctatTTCATATGAAATCGATTACATTAGATAACTTTTCTTTAAAGTAGTCATGATTACTTTAGaatacttatgattacattgtatattgcaatatcaaagtttttttaaaaactttttatcctcacaaaaaagctgattttggtgatttttttaaaagccttaatCTATTCATCTTAACTAAAAGAATTTATAGACAAGAatagtgtaacatgtgtaatttgataaaatagctattatagacaagtgtcctttttctatgtacatgatgtaaaagatataactttatttttttctacaaattttaaccaactgcCTAATTACCAAAACCTGAACAAATAAGGAaacataattgacacatccattaatgttttacaggtgttaatcacttcttccatttttttaaacaaacaataggtgagcttggttattaaaatattattgtttaaataacaatatcaatcaataaagttaaaagtggttgattgtcattatttgtttgaaattttttaatacttgatctaattaataattaatagaattattgtcaggtgaaaacacaaaacagctttgtaacTTAGGAAAGTATAAATATTTCTCTTTGAATTAAGAAACAGTTTACTGTATAAATAAGAGATACTTTGTATAGATGAAAGTTCTGACATCACCTATTgtttactatgcatattgtttgtaatattatgccatatgtatacactgtaAATATACCTGTTTATACTGATGAGCCGTAAGtctcaaagttaataaagaataaaaattagaaaacacATATTATACACGCatttatggaaaacaaaatttattcaatttgtcaataaatgaaatctggttttaacttccattttgaattaagtggGCTCATATATTTATGTCGACCATCAAAGTCAAATTGGAACTAaatgttttctacatttgaatttcaatgcagttatgtaaaaatattgggagaacttatatgaaattggagttaatatcagaagttttcaatcaaggaaaaaaatgctttcaaggTACATTCTTGTATCATAAGAGCTCAATCTCACAACGAAATATTGGAGAGgcaattttttttagtaaactgttaacaaaataaaacacttgtatTTGTACAAACTTGTAATATAGATGATACAATTTACATATTAAACAAGGTACCATCATTGTGAAAactagtttcatgatttttcaaTGAAGCttaacattttcttattttcatcttgtctatcaaaaactattttcgtATAAATACAAGATTTGTTatcagcaagtaatcatatggatgtaatcttaaagtaatctaaaagtaatcatgattacacctgtttttgcaatgtaattgattacattacgattacttgtaatcagaaatggcatgattactgattacataggattacactgcaaaatgtaatcgaatacagctgattacgattagTGGTTACGATTACCCCATACCTGGTTTAGAGCACAATCACCATCCCCTAAACATGATACAATGTCTGTAAacgtttaaagattttttttagctTATGTGATTAGTTTCCATGCATGTAAAGTATGTAAAAGGTAACGAAACATTAAACATCgttacatttttttgtgtttattttcatttaaaataaaatacttaaaaGCAACTAAAAGAATGCCAATGCCATCACGCGTTGGTTGACTGGTATGAATTAtccgtttcatagatgatatcggatatgttgcgtgtgtcgttactacaatcccgttcccttttcggCAATGGGACCTATCGAATTGaattttgttataacatgagcaactagactggttccacatgtggagcaggatctgcttacccttccggagcacatgagatcacccctagtttttggttcggttcgtgttgcttagtctttagttttctatgttgtgtacttttatttgtctgtttgtctttcttttttagccatgtcatttTTCGATCCATAGGTCGGActgtccctctggcatctttcgACTATCTTTTATGAGTTAAGAATTAGAAATGCAAAATAGCCTCATATTACATAATTATGTAAACACGAGTAGATACATGACACTATGAACGTGTCTTCTTCGACTGATAACGACGAGTTGGCAACATAAAACTTTGCAACATGAGAGCTAACGGAAGCAGTCAAGAACATACACCAAGGAGTTCATTGTTCTGTTTTGTAGTTATAAAttgcatttaaaaataaattgactgcGTGCTTTGTTTTATATACAACAAAATAGACATTCACAGTTTTCTTTACTTCATTTCATAATTACATTATATATTCCTGTTATGTTATACTCtgactatttatttttattaagtattGTAGTGTAATGTTAATTGGTTGCTTAGGTTACAAATACGAAGAATCTTACTGTTGTTACAATTCATGTTTATCGCTGGAGAAAGCGTTTTACAGATTTAGACATTAGGCGAGAAAGTCAGTGGTTGGGCTAAAGAATATAGGGATGTTTGTGTACATTATTTTGTTCTTTCCATAATGGGAAGACAAAAAAATggtaacaaaattaaacaaatcatTTTTGCAAATATGGGAAGGATTTGTGTTGCACGCCATTCTCTTCAAAACtatgtttgaactttttttcGAAGAAAACAAATACACACTGAGCGTTAAATATTGTGAAATAAAACAGCTAACTAAAAATATaatagataccaggcttatattaGCGGTTCTGTACATGTTTCTGCATCAAATATATATGAGTTTTCCATTTACAAATTACTACAATATCATTCTTACACTCAAAGGCAATGCCTATACCATTTTGACTATCTTCCGAAGtgtcaatatttatcaaaggtaccaggattataatttagtacgccagacgcgcgtttcgtctacataagactcatcagtgacgctcaaatcaaaatatttataaagccaaacaagtacaaagttgaagagcattgaggatccagaattccaaaaagttgtgccaaatacgtctaaggtaacttatcaaaattaatgtttatacaTTAAACATGAAAAAACTATTTGTAACTGTTTGCGTTTTGGTTAAGATAATTGTTTAGCTCTGGTTAAATAATTGTTCGAAAAACTCAAATTAAAGATTTGCTGTATATGATTTTAATCATGGAATTTATTGTAAAAACGGTTATATTAACTTAATTTAAGACCGATGACAGTGCAATAACCTGAAAAGTTCGATATAGTTTACCCTTGAGGAGAATATTATAAACCATTCTTTAAAGTCTTTTGATCTGATTTGAATGATTAAACAAAAGCTGACAACAAATCACCGTTCAACTCAACTTGTCTTATCTTTTATATGCTTCTTTGTGCATTTCATATTTATCGTTGGGCTGactgttgttatatatttttcattctcataggattttgtctaatgcttagtccgtgtctgtgtgtgtcacattttaatgttgtgtcgttgttctcttatatttgatgcgtttccctcggttttagtttgttaccccgattttgttttttgtccatggatttatgagttttgaacagcggtatactactgttgcctttatttattgacttgtttttcaaattaaaaatccGGGGTGTATGAATGCGCTCTTATGACAAATGGCATTCGTACATGCCGATGTTTCAAAGTCCATTGGAAGATAACAAGATCTTATTGATCCATATTCCGTATcaacgtcataaataaaacatggTGTCTTGAAATATAGATTCTAGGTTTTGGCGCTGCTGGTCATCTTAACTATATGTAAAAGTTCAACTTTttgttattgtatatttttaaccTTTAATGGTTTTCCCACAGTAAACATTTTCGTTTTTCTTCTGCTTTATACATTTCAATCGTTAATATCTCTTGTCTAAGATATATGTATGTTAAATAGTCGTCTGCCCTGAATTTAAAATATCAGACAAGATCTAGAATTAGTTTCGAGCATTAAAaattgaactagctgtcagttaactgcgagtactctcagatctgtacctaatggctttttttgttgttgggatgtacaagtacccggccacgtccacttgtatttttgtccatctgatgagttaagcctttttcaactgatttttatagttcgttcttatgttgtactggtataccactgtcccaggttgggGGAGGGTtaacaagtttaaccccgccacattatatatgtatgtgcctgtcccaaatcaggagcctgtaattcagtggttgtcgtttgtttatgtgttacatatttgtgtttcgttcattttttgtacattgataataattttctcctttgaattgtttcacattgtcatttctgagccttttatagctgactatgcggtatgagctttgctcattgttgaaggacgtacggtgacctatagttgttaatttctgtatcatttttggtatcttgtggggagttgtctcattggcattgagaccacatcttcttattttatatgacATCATTATACCACAATAAAAACTGTTCATGATAGACATGATTCTGATATCGTTAAGTCTCGTAATTGTCAAaggataaagataaaaaaaaatatagactacTGCCGAAACATGTTTATCTATAAAATATGGTAGTGTTATATAAAGCATatagaaaaatattacaatttgatttaaaacctctACCAAAAAGTATTAAGGTTTATGCTTCTATGCAACGGTCAATGTTACAGATACTTGAGATCGTAATGAACAACTGTATAGGTTGAACTTCTGTGAATACAGATAATTAAATTTTCCATACGAACACGTTTTGCGGCTTAAATTGTGTCCCTTTTCCAATAAAGGttcgtaaaaaaatattttctagcaCTACTATTTTTTTAATGGTCAAAAGATAGGGCTGTgctgcatttttttaaatgtatatgccCCAAACTTCTAAGAATATAAACTTATACTAATTTCCTGTACTACTCATCCCGTCACTTTGAATCGTCCATATAATTAAATTTCGCCGCTTTCCATGTGTATTAATACTGGTATTATTCCCATGTTATCTCACAATGAGATTAAACACATAAGGTATATCTGGGAACAAgtgcgtaaacaaaacaaaaaatctatgAATTTTATGTATCTTCCAAAAAGAGGTATGTAAAACCACTGTGTAACCTAAAGTgtacaaaagttatatataaatcAACACGTATACAGTTACACCACaaaattagtaaaatataaatatatttgataatgtaGAACAAATCATTAAACATTTCGGATAAAATATTTCTTGCTAGGTATGAATTGATAGATGTCAAATTGCAAAAGTTATATGAAATATATTCCCCAAAAAATGAGTGAAATACAATATAAAGCAAGCTTAAATGTAATTTGTAAGATATCTTTTCAAAATCCAATTCCAGCAATGTCGTCAGGAGTATCATTTGGACTTCGGGTGTCTGCAAGCAAGTTGCTGTTAAACTTAGCTCTGTGATTTAGCTGCTCACATGTGAATACAAATTGCCAAGTAACTACAGTTTCGCCTGGATTAACTGAAACATAAAACTGTTGTTTAATTGTCAGACTAATTACCAGCTTAGGATATTGGTATATGAATATTAAAAAGTGTGGttatattgaaaaaatcctaAATTAACTGCAAAACGTTACAGATTTGGATAAAATTTTGCACTTTGGCTTGTTGAACAATAGCTAAAAatcgaaaacaaaataatattttctgaCATATTACTATATGAAGTTCTTTTCAAAAGATCGAATTATGACTTTTCAACAGCAGTGTACAACTTCTTTATACATCATGCATTATGGTATCAATTAGGTATCAGATCGGTTAATACATATAAAACGAAATAAACCGAAATAAACTTAATCATATTTGTTTACATGCATCtaaccgttagttttcccgtttgaatgttttcaTATTTGTCGGGGACTAGTATAGCTTTCTGTGTGGTAGGGGTTTTGTTCATTTTGGTATGACtctacggtgacctgtagttatGATATAGTTCCCTACATTCTAAGTCAATCggtttctggtggatagttgtctcatttgcaataatacccttcttctttttttttttggtaaggaatagcataacaaataaaaaaagggaCAAAGAGCAAACAAGATTCTACAACCACAGCATATAAAGACTGTGCAATAACAAAAAACACTATTCTTATGTGCTCAAGTTCTGTCTCTTATGTGCTATGCTATTATTAATGAATACTAGTAAGTTATATGAAATCAAGATAAGAAAACAACCTGTTATCTCTCGTGTGACTGTCTTCTCTTCAGACCATGTTGAAGCAGACGATCTTGCAAACATGGTTGATAAAGATGAAGACGCTGATCCAGACACGATACCAGCTGATACTCCTGCTGTTGTTTCCCACTTGAACGTAAAGGAATAACTAGTACTCTCAGTTTTGGACTTTCCAACTTTGTATTCGAAGGTATGCTTGTGTACTGCTGCCGGGTTTATAACCATATTGATAATTTTCCACTTTCCAAGTAAGGTTGGTGCACCATAAACGAGAACTTCTTCGCTGGTATTATGTGGAGATACACATTCAAACTTCGTTGCATAATGTTGACCTTGATGAAGACAAACTCGTGTGTCATTCCCAGGATTGTGGCTTCCACCTCTCGGGTGAACAAACTTTCCACCTTTGTGCATAATGGCATCATTTGCACTATCGATACAGAAAAGAGCACCTGCATGACGATCCTCGTGTAGGACGAGATCCGTGTCGTTTCCTGGGTTCAACCCTCCGCCATATGGATGTATTACTTTACCACTGGCTACGTGTACTATGTATCCCCAATGATCATCTTCAACTTCAAAGGTAAAATGCATGTTTTTATCTTTCCCATCGAATAAAACTATATTAGTGTCGTTTTCTGGATTCGATTTGCCGTTCTTAGGGTAGAAACATTTACCGCCAGACTTTTGCCTTATGAAAAACGTTGCCATGATCTTTACGTGACTAtctgcagtaaaaaaaaataaaagaaattcaatacaggggcactagctgtcaaattcgtaGTCCCCGATTTGACTCAAGTTAtcgtatttgatttataacaatgtaaaacatttatccaaattataaaaagtctaacATAAACAATATAGAAAGTATGGGCTAGATAAAATGAACCTTATTTTGTGTCTATTTTAGTCTATaagccatctaattaactattgaATTGACCTTCGAAGACCTTTCATGGTCATTTAAGGGATTTaaacatatcatatatatatatatatatatatacgatatcgaaatcgtgcaattggatttttctatttctgtactaaaaattaaAACTCTATGTTAATCGTCGTTttaacctgtataagaatgatttgtttgtcgatcgaatcagtcaatcaaatgatttacctttgtttcactttcaatgttgatattcatttcctttaaataactaaaCACGCACAATTCATacgttatccatctctagctagggggttaaattaaagttcacatgaatacggatccAATGAGGTGGAATTATTCATCTGGAAGTGACTAATTCATCattaatgtttcttagcttattttgaaaaCATTGAACTATACAGGCTgttaaaagcaaattattatttcactatttaacTTTCATGaatcatgataatgataataaaaaacctccacaatttagattttttatatatctcgtagctagtcaCCCTTTAAAAAATTTTCATGTCACTTTAGACGTTAGATTGAAGGCAATTTGA from Mytilus galloprovincialis chromosome 2, xbMytGall1.hap1.1, whole genome shotgun sequence encodes:
- the LOC143062093 gene encoding galactose-binding lectin-like encodes the protein MATFFIRQKSGGKCFYPKNGKSNPENDTNIVLFDGKDKNMHFTFEVEDDHWGYIVHVASGKVIHPYGGGLNPGNDTDLVLHEDRHAGALFCIDSANDAIMHKGGKFVHPRGGSHNPGNDTRVCLHQGQHYATKFECVSPHNTSEEVLVYGAPTLLGKWKIINMVINPAAVHKHTFEYKVGKSKTESTSYSFTFKWETTAGVSAGIVSGSASSSLSTMFARSSASTWSEEKTVTREITVNPGETVVTWQFVFTCEQLNHRAKFNSNLLADTRSPNDTPDDIAGIGF